From Melitaea cinxia chromosome 16, ilMelCinx1.1, whole genome shotgun sequence, a single genomic window includes:
- the LOC123660813 gene encoding GDP-mannose 4,6 dehydratase, whose amino-acid sequence MSGEGSSSNGNKKVALITGITGQDGSYLAEFLIKKGYEVHGILRRSSSFNTGRIQHLYGQPACHTGGQMHLHYGDLTDTTCLISIITKIRPKEIYNLGAQSHVKVSFELSEYTAQVDALGTLRLLEAVRAAGLEKEAKIYQASTSELYGKVVEVPQNEKTPFYPRSPYACAKLYGYWIVINYREAYGMFACNGLLFNHESPRRGENFVTRKITRGVAKIQLGLLDHLELGNLDCKRDWGHAQDYVEAMWLMLQQEEPEDFVVATGETHSVREFVEKAFAYVGRKVVWRGEGEGETGHDADTDQLLIKVNPKYFRPTEVDLLLGDPTKAKEKLGWQPRVTFDQLVKDMMDADLELMRKNPEA is encoded by the exons atgtcTGGTGAGGGATCTAGTTCGAACGGTAACAAGAAGGTAGCCTTAATAACTGGCATAACTGGACAA GATGGTTCCTACTTAGCAgagtttctaataaaaaaaggcTATGAAGTTCATGGGATACTCCGTAGATCATCTTCATTTAATACTG GTCGCATCCAACATTTATATGGCCAGCCGGCTTGTCACACGGGCGGTCAAATGCATCTACACTATGGAGATCTGACGGACACAACATGCCTTATTAGTATTATAACTAAG ATAAGACCAaaagaaatttacaatttaGGCGCCCAATCTCACGTAAAAGTGTCTTTCGAGCTTAGCGAATATACAGCACAAGTTGACGCGTTGGGTACCTTGCGCTTATTAGAGGCGGTGAGAGCAGCTGGCTTAGAAAAGGAAGCTAAGATATACCAGGCCTCGACTTCCGAACTCTATGGAAAAGTCGTTGAAGTACCGCAGAATGAAAAAACGCCCTTTTATCCCAGATCGCCTTATG cATGTGCAAAACTATACGGGTACTGGATAGTAATAAACTACAGAGAGGCGTACGGAATGTTCGCCTGCAATGGCTTGTTGTTCAACCATGAGAGTCCTCGTCGAGGGGAAAACTTCGTGACGAGGAAAATAACCCGGGGGGTCGCTAAAATACAGCTGGGTCTCTTAGACCACCTGGAATTGGGTAATTTGGACTGCAAAAGAGACTGGGGACACGCCCAGGATTATGTTGAG gctATGTGGCTGATGCTCCAGCAAGAGGAACCAGAAGATTTCGTTGTTGCGACTGGCGAAACTCATAGTGTAAGGGAATTCGTGGAAAAAGCCTTCGCCTATGTGGGGAGGAAGGTGGTCTGGAGGGGTGAGGGGGAGGGCGAGACCGGGCACGACGCGGACACGGATCAGTTGTTGATCAAAGTGAACCCCAAGTACTTCCGGCCGACGGAAGTG GATCTGCTCCTGGGCGACCCCACTAAAGCCAAGGAGAAGTTGGGTTGGCAACCCCGTGTGACCTTCGACCAGCTAGTGAAGGACATGATGGACGCTGACCTCGAGCTCATGAGGAAGAACCCTGAAGCGTAA
- the LOC123660812 gene encoding uncharacterized protein LOC123660812, which translates to MELTQRLECTQELYPNNSEKALPEQIGFLGICGTKYPLKKGPNKIGRDPATCNIILNFNSISRQHAVINILNSQEFMLMDLGSANNTKLSDKTLDAYIPYPLKNGDMVQFGQIFGVFRLLEEDNDLPMTQALDIPETPVQKKHVSKLNSVHATTIPESPDISDRDDSFIAPSQPKPKNLLKSPSKNFIKSSGKTISIKPVGTNKIDNVYWSSSKKSDSFSLQSNTSNIDIYLLSDSNTSNPPNIHELETQVPFKDNGSPDSIYNANTQAIENLENPISSTIHNAETQIPTYLPQVCKIQDQHDVHFNFTTDNKENDNNIYNAETQDESKNLISSKNTTNDLTSNSLSNEKAKNDGNLSDDEILFDDIDTPFEENFESQALIPAEFDVINNDNHEVVEDIQQTQEITFKRAKRVCRLKSDSSTDCEDINIVMTQKVPGIDDDTTDCENKPDVTKTTQNKKVVIDEDVTDCEDNVEENDLLSPNNNINIKKGDEKIVIDDDITDCEDNIDESNLILPKKHKNIDEMDTQIIEIDGANIADIPTQVIEKINDSKEKEVCFEDLPTQILEEEQEKDLCFEEQLTQKIYSEEIVSPFKLPKPSPFKLRKKNNPELKIVNQIIISDMNKSNDDIDDELYYAATQEIFNDLCSQRECSQEIVKNPKLSKDGNSSKVSITEKIALNSFGKDTTDDIDIEDKIDKFVNSLSNSQIIDVIGANKSPRKSSEPKVTIKNVNSDTFSKLRNYNDTKKSSSSCKDGDSVNMSSESKLENSIRSPIVVRDRKEPTNTRTEWNEKVELLPTRVITRVRKPTSKMRNSGEGIKNVCDNINRSKIKADKKSDKDFTEATEDSTRGNKEKSSKRKKKSDQCDGNNDKKHSKTSKQETKVEKKKSENETRQSRNTRKKDNPEATKQSNSKSSNEKVQKDMLSYLNNTDRRTRSRSNQKYDANEVEELREKDKLQLSTKDNVAEKKRHRSRNKATEKPESNEKEVRRSKRKVTQKLDENLRNNKISKASTSKGHHEQSVIYNLSSDSTADSPHKLKRSATEHFEVPSTKKSKTDSNSNNLSVRSIPPRKVKTHYVLFTAFPCEEVKMKLEKLGAIIVTDVIQCTVVLTIQIKRTFKLLCAVGLGKPIVGPSWVQACVDTNKIVDPWQYLIRDDETERRFQFNLERSLVARRNFLKGYNVSSTPSVIPNAQEMKLIVECSGGTWKDGGPNWICISSLADEKFWPALKKKGAVIVSTEFILAGVLRQRVEIDKNKLY; encoded by the exons ATGGAGTTAACACAGCGACTTGAGTGTACACAAGAATTGTATCCAAACAATTCGGAAAAAGCTCTCCCTGAACAA atcgGCTTTTTGGGCATTTGCGGCACAAAATATCCCTTGAAGAAAGGACCAAACAAAATTGGTCGAGATCCTGCTACTTGTAATatcattttaaactttaat tcaatATCGCGGCAGCATGCCGTGATTAACATATTGAACAGTCAAGAGTTCATGCTCATGGACTTAGGCTCGGCTAACAATACAAAACTCAGTGAT AAAACATTAGATGCATACATTCCATATCCGTTGAAGAATGGAGACATGGTGCAATTTGGACAGATTTTTGGTGTGTTTAGACTATTGGAGGAAGATAATGATTTACCAATGACTCAAGCATTAGACATACCTGAGACACCAGtacaaaaaaaacatgtttcGAAGCTAAATAGTGTACACGCTACTACTATACCGGAATCACCTGATATCAGCGACAGa GATGATTCTTTCATAGCTCCATCACAACCAAAACCAAAAAATCTATTGAAAAGTCCAagcaaaaatttcattaaatccTCTGGCAAAACTATATCAATTAAACCTGTTGGCACAAACAAGATAGACAATGTATACTGGAGCTCTTCTAAAAAGTCAGATTCTTTTAGCTTGCAATCTAACACttcaaatattgatatttatttactatcagACAGTAATACATCGAACCCCCCAAATATACATGAATTAGAAACACAGGTGCCTTTTAAAGATAATGGTTCCCCAGATTCAATTTATAATGCAAATACACAAGCTATAGAAAACCTGGAAAATCCAATCTCGTCCACTATTCATAATGCAGAAACGCAAATACCCACATATTTACCACAAGTTTGTAAAATACAAGATCAACATGacgtacattttaattttacaactgATAATAAGGAGAatgataacaatatatataatgctGAAACACAGGATGAatcgaaaaatttaatttcaagtaAAAATACTACTAACGACCTAACATCAAATTCATTAAGTAACGAAAAAGCTAAAAACGATGGTAATTTATCTGATGACGAAATATTATTTGATGATATTGATACTCCATTTGAGGAAAATTTTGAATCACAAGCTTTAATACCAGCAGAAtttgatgtaataaataatgacaATCACGAAGTTGTTGAAGATATACAACAAACACAAGAAATAACGTTTAAACGTGCTAAAAGAGTATGTAGACTAAAATCTGATAGTTCAACTGATTGTGAAGATATTAATATTGTGATGACACAAAAAGTACCAGGGATTGACGATGATACGACTGACTGTGAAAATAAACCAGATGTTACAAAAACAACTCAAAATAAAAAGGTTGTTATTGATGAAGACGTAACCGATTGTGAGGATAACGTAGAAGAAAATGATTTACTTTcaccaaataataatattaatattaaaaaaggagATGAAAAGATAGTTATTGATGATGATATTACAGACTGTGAAGATAATATTGACGAAAGCAATTTAATTCTGcccaaaaaacataaaaatatagatgaAATGGACACACAAATTATAGAAATAGATGGCGCAAACATCGCGGATATACCAACACaagttattgaaaaaataaatgattcaaAGGAGAAGGAAGTTTGCTTTGAAGATCTACCGACGCAAATTTTAGAGGAAGAGCAAGAAAAAGATTTATGTTTTGAAGAACAATTGACGCAAAAGATATATTCTGAAGAAATCGTTTCTCCATTCAAATTACCCAAACCATCGCCTTTTAAACTGAGGAAGAAAAATAATCCTGAATTGAAAAttgtaaatcaaataataattagtgaTATGAATAAGTCCAATGACGACATAGATGATGAGTTATACTATGCTGCTACgcaagaaatatttaatgaccTATGTTCACAAAGAGAATGTTCTcaagaaattgttaaaaatcCGAAATTGTCTAAAGACGGGAATAGTTCTAAAGTTTCTATCACGGAAAAGATTGCCTTAAATTCTTTTGGTAAAGACACAACTGATGATATTGACATTGAAGACAAAATTGATAAGTTTGTAAATTCATTGTCTAATTCACAAATTATTGATGTCATAGGTGCAAATAAATCGCCAAGAAAGAGTTCTGAGCCTAAAGTcactataaaaaatgtaaattctgaCACATTTTCTAAATTGCGAAACTACAATGATACTAAAAAAAGTTCTTCCTCCTGTAAAGATGGAGATTCGGTAAATATGTCGAGTGAATCGAAATTAGAAAATAGTATTCGGTCTCCTATTGTAGTGCGAGATAGAAAAGAACCAACAAATACAAGAACAGAATGGAATGAAAAAGTTGAACTTTTACCTACAAGAGTAATTACAAGGGTTAGGAAACCTACATCTAAAATGCGAAATAGTGGTGAAGgcattaaaaatgtatgcgATAATATAAATAGGTCTAAAATCAAAGCAGATAAAAAGTCTGATAAAGATTTTACGGAAGCAACAGAAGATAGCACAAGAGGCAATAAAGAGAAatcaagtaaaagaaaaaaaaagtctgaTCAATGTGACGGAAATAACGATAAGAAACACAGCAAAACAAGTAAACAAGAAACAAAAGTGGAAAAGAAAAAATCTGAAAACGAAACACGACAATCAAGAAACACTAGAAAAAAGGATAATCCAGAAGCAACAAAACAGTCTAATTCAAAATCAAGCAATGAAAAAGTTCAAAAGGATAtgttaagttatttaaataatacagataGACGTACGCGTAGTCGTAGCAATCAAAAGTATGATGCTAATGAGGTAGAAGAATTAAGAGAAAAAGATAAATTACAACTATCTACTAAAGACAATGTCGCTGAAAAGAAAAGACATCGTTCACGGAATAAAGCCACAGAGAAACCTGAATCGAATGAAAAGGAAGTAAGGCGAAGTAAAAGAAAAGTCACGCAAAAATTGGatgaaaatttaagaaataataagatATCTAAGGCATCAACGTCTAAAGGTCATCATGAACAAAGTGTGATTTATAATTTGTCATCCGATTCTACCGCAGACTCCCCCCATAAATTAAAAAGATCGGCAACTGAACATTTTGAAGTTCCAAGTACGAAAAAATCTAAGACAGATTcaaattctaataatttatCTGTGAGATCCATTCCGCCTAGAAAAGTTAAAACGCACTATGTTTTGTTTACAGCATTTCCTTGTGAAGAAGTGAAGatgaaattagaaaaattag GGGCTATAATAGTAACAGATGTGATTCAATGCACTGTGGTGCTAACAATTCAAATAAAGAGAACTTTTAAATTGCTATGTGCCGTTGGTCTCGGAAAGCCAATAGTTGGACCATCTTGGGTCCAAGCATGTGTGGACACTAATAAAATTGTTG ATCCATGGCAGTATTTGATAAGGGACGACGAAACAGAGAGAAGGTTTCAGTTCAACTTAGAGCGGTCGCTTGTGGCTCGTCGAAACTTTCTTAAGGGATATAATGTATCTTCCACTCCAAGTGTGATTCCTAACGCTCAAGAAATGAAAT TAATAGTTGAATGTTCGGGTGGTACATGGAAGGACGGAGGACCGAATTGGATATGTATATCATCATTGGCAGATGAGAAATTTTGGCCGGCTTTGAAGAAGAAAGGTGCTGTTATTGTATCTACTGAGTTCATACTAGCAGGCGTACTCCGACAGAGAGttgaaattgacaaaaataaattgtattga